A single Ignavibacteriales bacterium DNA region contains:
- a CDS encoding sodium-dependent transporter, with protein sequence MSELNQREEWGSKIGLILAVAGNAVGLGNFLRFPVQAAQNGGGAFMIPYFLFFLLLGIPLMWIEWGIGRHGGKYRHGSAPGMFQVLWKHPVAKYLGALGLVISLVIMIYYTFIESWTLAFSFFSLTKLYFDQTTFEGMTSFLKSYQGVSQSDHFSNVWPAYGFLVATFALNFWILYRGISRGIEKLAKIAMPMLFIFAIILAIRVITLGTPDPAQPENSVWNGFGFIWNPNFELLSNPSVWLAAAGQIFFTLSVGMGTIHAYASYLKPKDDIALSGLTTASTNEFAEVVLGGSIAIPAAVAFFGVTMTTQIAMGGSFNLGFVSMPIIFTKIPFGEFFGFIWFLLLFFAGITSSVAMGQPVIAFLEDELGMDRKKATMLLALIVFVCVQFVVFFLKYGFLDEMDYWAGTFGLVVFAFMETVIFMWVFDSKKAWEEMNMGGDIKIPVIFLYIMKYVTPVILFVIMVWWAVDQAIPILLLKGVPEENQPYIWGARLLMLAISALILFLVKLAWDKKEANLKHNNG encoded by the coding sequence ATGTCAGAACTCAATCAGAGAGAAGAATGGGGCAGTAAAATAGGTCTTATCCTTGCTGTTGCTGGTAATGCAGTCGGCCTAGGTAATTTCCTTCGTTTTCCTGTCCAGGCAGCCCAAAATGGCGGCGGTGCTTTTATGATTCCTTATTTCCTGTTCTTCCTTCTGCTTGGTATTCCCCTGATGTGGATAGAATGGGGAATAGGCAGGCATGGAGGAAAATACCGTCATGGCAGCGCTCCTGGTATGTTTCAGGTTCTCTGGAAACACCCGGTTGCTAAATATCTCGGAGCATTAGGACTGGTTATTTCTCTGGTCATTATGATTTACTACACTTTTATTGAATCCTGGACTCTGGCATTCAGTTTCTTTTCTTTGACAAAGCTTTATTTTGACCAGACCACCTTCGAAGGAATGACTTCATTCCTGAAGAGTTATCAGGGGGTTTCCCAAAGTGACCATTTTAGCAATGTATGGCCGGCATATGGTTTTCTGGTAGCAACTTTTGCACTCAACTTTTGGATTTTATACCGCGGAATCTCCAGAGGCATTGAAAAACTTGCCAAAATAGCTATGCCGATGCTTTTTATATTTGCAATCATTCTTGCGATCCGAGTAATTACTCTCGGAACACCTGATCCTGCACAGCCGGAGAATTCTGTATGGAATGGCTTTGGCTTTATCTGGAATCCGAATTTTGAGTTATTGAGCAACCCGAGTGTGTGGCTGGCTGCCGCGGGGCAGATTTTCTTTACTCTGTCAGTCGGGATGGGTACGATTCATGCTTATGCAAGTTACTTAAAACCAAAAGATGATATTGCGCTGTCTGGCCTTACGACTGCTTCCACGAACGAGTTTGCGGAAGTAGTACTCGGTGGTTCAATTGCGATCCCTGCTGCAGTAGCCTTTTTTGGTGTAACAATGACCACCCAGATAGCTATGGGGGGGTCTTTTAATCTGGGTTTTGTTTCGATGCCGATTATCTTTACAAAAATCCCATTTGGTGAGTTTTTTGGATTCATCTGGTTCCTCCTCCTTTTCTTCGCAGGTATTACAAGTTCAGTCGCGATGGGACAGCCGGTTATAGCCTTTCTCGAGGATGAACTTGGAATGGACAGAAAAAAAGCAACAATGCTTCTGGCGTTGATAGTATTTGTCTGCGTCCAGTTCGTTGTATTTTTCCTGAAATATGGATTCCTTGACGAAATGGACTATTGGGCAGGTACATTCGGTCTGGTAGTTTTTGCATTCATGGAAACTGTGATTTTCATGTGGGTATTTGACAGTAAGAAAGCATGGGAAGAGATGAATATGGGGGGTGATATCAAAATTCCAGTGATATTCCTCTATATTATGAAATATGTGACACCTGTTATTTTGTTTGTTATCATGGTCTGGTGGGCAGTTGATCAGGCAATCCCGATCCTTCTGCTTAAAGGAGTACCGGAGGAGAATCAGCCATATATCTGGGGCGCACGGCTGCTCATGCTTGCAATCAGCGCGCTGATTCTGTTCCTGGTAAAACTTGCGTGGGATAAAAAGGAAGCTAACTTAAAACATAATAATGGCTAA
- a CDS encoding dicarboxylate/amino acid:cation symporter: protein MSNYLKFPKLHTQILIALILGVLAGVLVKEPEEVFTINFSDGREPERVEDWSTVALLTNSGDSARFSAGNTHSLIQKSKQFVKSGTVILVRVNNKDGQISEYEGPLNLAKPETFAHSVKWIGDIFIRLLNMIAIPLVISTLIVGVSSLGDIKKFTKVGGRTMIFYLSTTAVAITIGLALANIIKPGEQLNSSVRDQLIAEYSADAAEKVTVQPSTNFINDFLIPLIPRNIFSALTSGDMLQIVFFAVFVGIVLNIVSREKGETVIRFFDGLSDVMIVMVDLVMKIAPLAVFALIMYTVADLGYQILVILFWYAATVLIGLGIHTFVVYGVLLKTFSKTGIVRFFRGIREAQTIAFTTSSSAATLPVSMQCAEENLGISKSVTGFVLPLGATINMDGTALYQGVAAVFIAQVFGMDLTLTQQLSIVLMATLASIGTAPVPGVGILMLVVILKSVHIPEIGIALILGIDRILDMCRTTTNVTGDLAVATIVATYQNEIIIPESENPNKKEV from the coding sequence TTGAGCAATTACCTGAAATTCCCAAAACTTCATACACAAATACTAATAGCCCTCATTTTAGGAGTTCTTGCCGGTGTTTTGGTAAAAGAGCCGGAAGAGGTATTTACCATCAACTTTTCAGATGGGAGGGAACCGGAAAGGGTTGAGGACTGGAGTACTGTTGCATTACTTACAAATTCGGGGGATTCCGCCAGGTTTTCTGCAGGAAACACTCACTCCCTTATTCAAAAAAGCAAACAGTTTGTTAAATCCGGAACCGTCATTCTTGTGAGAGTAAACAACAAGGACGGACAGATCAGTGAATATGAGGGGCCTCTGAATCTGGCCAAACCTGAAACATTTGCTCATTCTGTTAAGTGGATTGGCGATATTTTTATCAGACTCCTGAATATGATTGCTATACCGCTGGTTATCTCAACTCTGATTGTCGGAGTCTCAAGTCTTGGAGATATAAAGAAGTTTACTAAAGTGGGGGGTCGGACGATGATTTTCTACCTCTCAACTACCGCGGTTGCCATAACCATCGGACTGGCGCTCGCGAATATCATCAAACCAGGGGAACAACTCAACAGTTCAGTGCGAGATCAGCTTATTGCTGAGTATTCTGCTGATGCTGCTGAAAAAGTAACTGTACAGCCAAGCACTAATTTCATAAATGACTTTCTCATCCCGCTTATTCCCCGTAATATATTCTCTGCACTCACCAGCGGTGATATGCTGCAGATTGTATTTTTTGCTGTTTTTGTCGGTATTGTACTAAATATAGTCAGCAGAGAAAAAGGGGAGACTGTTATCAGATTTTTTGACGGACTAAGCGATGTTATGATCGTTATGGTTGACCTTGTTATGAAGATTGCGCCGCTTGCGGTTTTTGCACTTATCATGTATACCGTAGCCGATCTTGGTTACCAGATACTTGTTATTCTATTCTGGTACGCGGCAACTGTGTTGATCGGACTGGGGATTCATACTTTTGTTGTATATGGTGTGTTACTAAAAACATTTTCGAAAACCGGAATTGTGCGATTTTTCAGGGGCATCCGGGAGGCACAAACCATTGCCTTTACAACCTCATCAAGTGCGGCGACACTGCCCGTTTCGATGCAGTGTGCTGAAGAAAATCTTGGTATTTCTAAAAGTGTAACCGGTTTTGTACTGCCTCTCGGGGCGACTATTAATATGGATGGAACCGCGCTTTATCAGGGTGTTGCGGCTGTCTTTATCGCGCAGGTATTTGGTATGGATCTTACTCTCACTCAGCAGTTAAGTATTGTGCTCATGGCTACTCTTGCTTCAATAGGAACCGCACCGGTGCCGGGAGTCGGGATTCTAATGCTTGTCGTAATCCTGAAATCAGTTCATATTCCGGAAATCGGCATTGCACTTATTCTTGGCATTGACCGGATTCTGGATATGTGCAGAACGACTACCAATGTAACCGGAGACCTGGCAGTGGCTACAATAGTTGCTACTTATCAGAATGAAATTATTATCCCTGAATCAGAAAATCCTAATAAAAAGGAGGTTTAA
- a CDS encoding amino acid permease, with translation MKEEQAKKELIRGLGVTAATMIVAGSMIGSGIYRKPATMAGQLLSPELLIGIWILAGLITFIGALVNAEIAGLFKSTGGQYIYFREMYGDFTAYLYGWSVLAVIQTGSQAAIAYVFAEYLSYFFQFPEAPQFMKEITVYMPFVGDIRPFAEFGTKLVAIACLLFLTGVNYVGVVFGGIVQTIVTFIKIGSIILLSFIIIFFADGSFSNVYTGFELAPELTNNFLPMIGLALAGAFWAYDGWNNVTYVAGEVKDAQRNVPRALLLGTLITMGVYILINLAYLYVLPIDEMKDSPLVAASAADKIFGATGASIIAISVIVSTFGALNGSILATARVQFAMARTNLFFESLGRIHPKFATPHISLLVQGLWSAVLVLSGSFDTISDYVIFAAWLFYMLGAYGVIILRKKMPDAPRRYKVWGYPYTPLLFVAFSFFFLLNSLVSDTENAAMGLMLILMGLPIYFYRKYKTKQEENNVR, from the coding sequence ATGAAGGAAGAACAGGCCAAAAAAGAATTAATCCGAGGACTCGGCGTAACCGCTGCCACAATGATTGTTGCCGGATCAATGATCGGATCAGGAATTTACCGTAAACCAGCAACAATGGCAGGGCAGCTCCTTTCACCGGAGTTATTAATCGGGATATGGATACTGGCAGGTCTGATTACATTTATCGGGGCTCTGGTAAATGCCGAAATAGCCGGACTTTTTAAATCCACCGGCGGACAGTATATCTATTTCCGTGAGATGTATGGGGATTTTACGGCTTACCTATACGGCTGGTCAGTTCTTGCTGTTATACAGACCGGGAGTCAGGCGGCAATTGCCTATGTTTTTGCTGAGTATCTCAGTTACTTTTTTCAGTTCCCTGAGGCGCCTCAGTTCATGAAAGAGATAACTGTTTATATGCCCTTTGTGGGAGATATAAGACCATTCGCGGAATTCGGAACTAAACTGGTAGCAATTGCATGCCTCCTTTTCCTGACGGGTGTTAATTATGTTGGGGTTGTCTTTGGTGGTATTGTGCAGACAATAGTGACGTTCATAAAAATCGGTTCAATCATACTTCTCTCATTTATCATTATTTTCTTTGCTGATGGGAGTTTTTCTAACGTGTATACCGGTTTTGAACTGGCTCCCGAACTCACCAATAACTTCCTTCCTATGATCGGCCTTGCTCTTGCAGGTGCATTCTGGGCTTATGACGGATGGAATAATGTAACATATGTGGCCGGTGAAGTAAAAGACGCGCAAAGAAATGTGCCCCGTGCACTCTTACTCGGAACCCTGATAACCATGGGGGTATATATCCTGATAAATCTTGCGTATTTATATGTGCTTCCTATTGATGAGATGAAGGACTCCCCTCTTGTTGCTGCTTCGGCGGCTGATAAAATTTTCGGAGCAACTGGCGCTTCGATCATTGCCATAAGTGTAATCGTTTCAACTTTTGGCGCACTTAACGGAAGCATTCTGGCAACAGCGCGCGTACAGTTTGCAATGGCCCGTACCAACCTCTTTTTTGAAAGTCTTGGCAGAATTCATCCGAAATTTGCAACTCCGCACATCTCGCTTCTTGTACAGGGTCTCTGGTCAGCGGTTCTTGTTCTTTCAGGGTCGTTTGATACCATTTCTGATTATGTAATTTTTGCTGCCTGGCTGTTTTATATGCTCGGAGCTTATGGTGTAATCATACTCAGAAAAAAGATGCCTGATGCCCCCAGAAGATATAAGGTATGGGGTTACCCTTACACACCTCTCTTGTTTGTTGCTTTCTCATTTTTCTTTTTACTGAATTCATTAGTTTCTGATACGGAAAATGCAGCCATGGGACTTATGCTAATCCTTATGGGCCTTCCAATCTACTTCTACAGAAAGTATAAGACAAAACAGGAAGAAAACAATGTCCGGTAA
- the polA gene encoding DNA polymerase I: MSGKKFVIIDAMALAYKAYFAFKTRPLYTKNGEPTSAVFGFLNQIIKIYEDLKPDYAAVAFDSKEKTFRHEMYAEYKGTRDEMPDDMIPQIGRIKEVVEALGIPLLILPGYEADDIIGAASSKAEQSGLFTYMISPDKDYVQLVTDRVYLVKPGRSGEDYTILSPEKVLETYEFSPNQMIDYLSLLGDQSDNIPGAKGIGEKGALKLIKEFGTIDSIYERINEVTPEGTKKKLLAAAEDVRISKDLITIRKDIPLDLNLSEMAVKKPDYPVVRKLFTELEFSRSLNRIIEIFKLTDTDLEGPHETTLFDNSTISTQSKNYTLIRSVKEMKTLAEKLSKQELFVFDTETDSLDRFRMNMVGAAFSFNAHEAYYIPFRYAQSDASWPEECTTDAFAEIFKPVFENASVKKICQNGKFDISVLKNYGITVNGFYFDTMVASYILDPDQKHNMDDLSRKYLDYDPIPLSSLIGEKKDPSRIYSVPVKNISDYSCEDADVTYQLFTILNKKVQETGQDKLAHEIEFPLVEVLADMERAGIRVDVHALKQQSKELQKLIESETTVIHEMAGQIFNVGSPAQLQKILFENLKLPPTKKIKSGYSTDAQSLESIRNEHEIVEHILNYRTVSKLKSTYTDSLPEMIHPLTGRIHSSFNQVVAATGRLSSVDPNLQNIPIRTELGKDIRKAFIPADNDHILLSADYSQIELRIMAHLSGDEYLVNAFKNGEDIHRSTAALVFGISKDEVTSDMRRKAKEVNFGILYGIGVFGLKTRLGISQQQAKEIIDGYFTTFKSVKSFMDESINKARERGFSETITGRRRYLKNINSSNFTVRQFEERVAINMPIQGAAADIIKLAMVRLHHYFREQKFKSRMVLQVHDELVFDVYKPELEKVKSAVIDIMQNALPLSVPMLVEAGTGVNWLDAH, encoded by the coding sequence ATGTCCGGTAAAAAATTTGTAATTATTGATGCAATGGCTCTTGCCTATAAGGCATACTTTGCATTCAAGACAAGACCTCTTTACACAAAAAATGGAGAGCCAACCTCGGCTGTATTCGGATTTCTGAATCAGATAATTAAAATTTATGAAGATCTGAAGCCCGATTATGCTGCTGTTGCATTTGATTCAAAAGAAAAAACGTTCAGACATGAAATGTACGCTGAGTACAAAGGTACCCGGGACGAAATGCCGGACGATATGATTCCGCAAATCGGAAGGATAAAGGAGGTTGTTGAAGCACTCGGGATTCCTCTGCTGATTCTTCCTGGCTATGAAGCGGATGATATCATCGGTGCCGCAAGCAGTAAGGCTGAACAATCAGGGCTGTTTACCTATATGATCAGCCCTGACAAAGATTACGTCCAATTGGTCACAGACAGAGTTTATCTTGTTAAGCCCGGGCGTTCAGGTGAAGATTATACTATTCTCAGTCCCGAAAAGGTCCTGGAAACGTATGAATTCAGCCCCAATCAGATGATTGATTATTTATCTCTGCTGGGTGACCAAAGCGATAATATCCCTGGTGCAAAAGGCATTGGAGAAAAGGGAGCCCTTAAGCTTATCAAGGAATTTGGAACGATAGATAGTATCTATGAAAGAATCAATGAGGTTACACCTGAAGGAACAAAGAAAAAGTTATTAGCCGCCGCGGAGGATGTCAGGATTTCAAAAGATCTGATTACAATCAGAAAAGACATCCCTCTTGATTTAAATCTCTCCGAGATGGCTGTTAAAAAACCTGATTACCCGGTTGTAAGAAAACTTTTTACTGAACTGGAGTTCTCGCGCTCTCTTAACCGTATCATTGAAATATTTAAACTCACTGATACTGATCTTGAAGGGCCTCATGAAACCACCTTGTTTGATAACAGTACAATTTCCACCCAGAGCAAGAATTACACTCTCATTCGTTCAGTGAAGGAAATGAAAACTCTTGCGGAAAAGCTCAGCAAACAGGAACTTTTTGTATTTGATACTGAGACTGACTCACTTGACAGGTTCAGGATGAATATGGTTGGGGCAGCCTTTTCTTTTAATGCACACGAAGCATACTATATTCCGTTCCGTTATGCACAGTCGGATGCCAGCTGGCCTGAGGAATGCACGACGGATGCTTTTGCCGAAATATTCAAACCGGTATTTGAAAATGCTTCCGTTAAAAAGATTTGTCAGAACGGTAAGTTTGACATATCAGTACTGAAAAATTATGGCATCACCGTTAACGGTTTCTACTTTGATACCATGGTTGCATCTTATATTCTTGATCCCGATCAGAAGCACAATATGGATGATCTTTCAAGAAAATATCTTGATTACGATCCCATTCCCCTCTCTTCACTTATAGGGGAGAAAAAAGATCCTTCCAGAATATATTCGGTACCCGTAAAGAATATATCTGACTATTCCTGTGAAGATGCCGATGTTACCTATCAGCTTTTTACCATACTCAATAAAAAAGTTCAGGAAACAGGTCAGGATAAACTTGCTCATGAAATAGAATTCCCGTTAGTCGAAGTGCTTGCTGATATGGAAAGAGCAGGCATCAGAGTTGATGTACATGCTCTGAAACAGCAAAGTAAGGAACTTCAGAAGCTTATTGAAAGTGAAACCACCGTCATACATGAGATGGCCGGACAGATATTTAATGTCGGCTCCCCTGCCCAGCTGCAAAAAATCCTGTTTGAAAACTTAAAGCTCCCTCCGACTAAAAAAATTAAATCGGGCTACTCAACCGATGCACAATCTCTCGAATCAATCCGTAATGAACATGAGATTGTTGAGCATATTTTAAATTACCGTACAGTTTCAAAACTGAAATCAACATATACAGATTCCCTTCCGGAGATGATTCATCCTCTTACCGGCAGAATTCATAGTTCCTTTAATCAGGTTGTAGCAGCTACCGGACGGCTTTCAAGTGTTGATCCTAATTTGCAGAATATTCCTATCCGGACAGAGCTTGGCAAGGATATACGAAAAGCGTTTATTCCCGCCGATAATGACCATATACTCCTGAGCGCGGATTACAGCCAGATTGAATTGCGAATTATGGCTCACCTCTCAGGCGATGAATATCTGGTGAATGCATTTAAAAATGGCGAGGATATACACCGCAGCACAGCGGCGCTGGTCTTTGGTATCAGTAAAGATGAAGTTACATCCGATATGCGCCGCAAAGCGAAGGAAGTGAACTTTGGTATTTTATACGGGATCGGGGTATTCGGACTTAAAACACGGCTCGGTATCTCTCAGCAGCAGGCAAAAGAAATTATTGACGGTTATTTTACCACTTTTAAGTCAGTTAAATCTTTCATGGATGAAAGTATCAATAAAGCAAGAGAACGGGGCTTTTCAGAGACCATAACCGGCCGCAGGAGATATCTTAAAAATATAAACAGCAGCAATTTTACAGTTAGGCAGTTCGAAGAGCGTGTAGCGATTAATATGCCAATACAGGGAGCAGCAGCAGATATCATAAAACTTGCAATGGTACGCCTGCATCATTATTTCAGGGAACAGAAATTTAAGTCACGTATGGTGCTTCAGGTGCATGATGAACTAGTCTTTGATGTTTATAAACCGGAACTCGAAAAAGTTAAAAGTGCAGTGATTGATATTATGCAGAACGCTTTGCCCCTTTCTGTGCCTATGCTGGTAGAAGCGGGAACCGGTGTTAACTGGCTTGATGCTCATTAA
- a CDS encoding oleate hydratase, with product MKKVVIIGGGIAGLSAAVHLLRKGIQPLLLESTKKAGGRTTSFFDPNFNSYLDNGQHILMGCYKETLSLFSQVEIKSNFILNESLHIDYSDGERYTLKAPRYFYPLNLAIALFRYKPLSFNESLAALFLMMRVLANISSRPSGKNVVVWLKENGQNDNLIKYLWTPLIIGAMNTSVEKADAGIFCKIVKEIFFRGKLSSTIILPKSDLQSSLVQTLEAKITSEGGVINYSSQAVRINKKDNGFSVLLKNGEEISAEAVILAVPRHALNKIALPEDLVIDQQSDLTYSNILSVHIKSDEILLRESFIGLHNSPVHWVFHNEDFLSVVISDADEYKDLSDQEILSIIIPELLRHNILGSEKLTAYRIIKEKRATFVPDINSSKLRLPARTNQKGIYLAGDWTDTGLPATIEGAALSGRLAAEAVFSPGH from the coding sequence ATGAAAAAAGTCGTTATTATCGGGGGAGGCATTGCAGGGCTTTCTGCAGCAGTGCATCTTCTCCGCAAAGGTATACAACCACTTCTTCTTGAATCCACAAAAAAAGCCGGCGGAAGAACTACCTCATTTTTTGATCCCAATTTCAATTCATACCTTGATAACGGACAGCATATCCTCATGGGCTGTTATAAGGAGACTCTTTCCTTATTTTCTCAGGTGGAAATCAAATCGAATTTCATACTGAACGAATCACTCCATATTGATTATTCAGACGGTGAGCGATATACCCTAAAGGCACCCAGGTATTTCTATCCTCTTAATCTGGCAATTGCCCTGTTTAGATATAAACCTTTGTCATTTAATGAATCCCTGGCAGCATTGTTTTTGATGATGCGCGTTCTGGCCAATATTTCCAGTCGTCCATCCGGAAAAAATGTAGTGGTCTGGTTAAAAGAAAATGGGCAGAATGATAATCTGATTAAGTACTTATGGACTCCGCTGATAATCGGGGCAATGAATACTTCGGTTGAAAAAGCTGATGCGGGAATTTTCTGTAAAATAGTTAAGGAAATTTTCTTTCGCGGAAAATTATCCTCAACCATTATTCTTCCCAAAAGCGACCTGCAATCTTCACTGGTGCAAACTCTTGAGGCAAAGATTACTTCTGAAGGGGGAGTAATAAACTACTCCTCGCAGGCAGTTAGAATTAACAAAAAAGATAATGGTTTTTCTGTACTCTTAAAGAACGGAGAAGAAATTTCCGCGGAGGCAGTTATTCTTGCTGTTCCGCGGCACGCTCTTAATAAAATTGCATTACCTGAGGATCTCGTAATTGATCAGCAGAGTGACCTCACTTATTCAAACATTCTGTCAGTACACATTAAGTCAGATGAAATTCTTCTCAGAGAATCATTTATCGGACTTCATAACTCGCCAGTGCACTGGGTTTTTCACAATGAAGATTTTTTGTCGGTTGTAATAAGTGATGCGGATGAGTATAAGGATCTAAGTGATCAGGAAATCCTCTCGATAATAATCCCGGAACTGCTTAGGCATAACATTCTGGGCTCGGAAAAACTCACTGCTTACAGAATTATAAAAGAAAAACGGGCAACATTTGTCCCTGATATAAATTCTTCAAAACTACGATTACCTGCGAGGACTAATCAGAAGGGGATATATCTTGCCGGAGACTGGACCGATACCGGACTTCCGGCAACCATAGAAGGTGCTGCGCTAAGCGGACGGCTTGCGGCTGAGGCTGTTTTTAGTCCTGGTCATTAA
- the hpnD gene encoding presqualene diphosphate synthase HpnD codes for MQLSEAQLISKESKSSFYYAFNLLPAAKREAMNIIYAFCRKTDDIVDEESLKNEIKYNNLVRWRSELELAAVNKSEFPLLNKTANIITQFRIQPELLFELIKGMEMDLVKNRYENFEELRLYCYRVASTVGLMCIEIFGYKNESAKEFAENLGIALQLTNIIRDVGEDAAKGRIYLPMDELERFGYSEKELLSNTINRAYINLMQFQSERAKEYFRKATEALTLEDKPSMFAARAMQHIYFRVLQRIVQAEFDVFNKKIKLNTFEKVGISLGVWAKYQLVYR; via the coding sequence ATGCAGTTGTCTGAAGCTCAGTTAATCTCAAAGGAAAGCAAAAGCAGTTTTTACTACGCTTTTAATCTTCTCCCCGCCGCTAAAAGGGAAGCGATGAATATCATCTATGCCTTCTGCCGGAAAACTGATGACATTGTGGATGAGGAATCTCTGAAAAACGAGATTAAATACAATAATCTTGTCAGGTGGCGTTCAGAACTGGAGTTAGCCGCTGTTAATAAATCTGAATTTCCGCTCCTGAATAAAACTGCCAATATCATAACTCAGTTCAGAATTCAGCCGGAACTCCTTTTTGAGCTCATTAAGGGGATGGAAATGGATCTGGTCAAAAACCGGTATGAAAATTTTGAAGAACTGCGCCTCTATTGTTACCGAGTTGCCTCCACTGTAGGGCTGATGTGTATTGAGATATTCGGATACAAAAATGAATCCGCAAAAGAGTTTGCCGAGAATCTTGGAATAGCCCTTCAGCTGACAAACATCATCCGAGATGTGGGGGAGGATGCCGCAAAAGGAAGAATTTACCTTCCAATGGATGAACTTGAGCGTTTTGGATATTCAGAAAAAGAGCTTCTTTCCAATACCATAAACAGAGCATATATCAACCTGATGCAGTTTCAGTCAGAAAGAGCCAAAGAATATTTCCGCAAGGCTACTGAAGCCCTGACACTGGAAGATAAGCCAAGTATGTTTGCTGCAAGAGCAATGCAGCATATTTATTTCCGCGTGCTTCAGCGAATTGTCCAGGCGGAATTTGATGTTTTTAACAAAAAAATTAAACTGAATACCTTTGAAAAAGTTGGTATCTCGCTCGGAGTGTGGGCGAAATATCAGCTTGTTTACCGATGA
- the hpnC gene encoding squalene synthase HpnC produces MNSVPIPAALGYAEAIELAAAHYENFPVASILLPENYRKHIAVIYWFARTADDIADEGEKSISERQSELDSFLDSFRSAIRGELKDYKWQALAYTISAFNLSIINFEDLISAFRQDTKKKRYLNHEELSDYCRRSANPVGRLLLELFNIRNEQANFYSDKICTALQLINFYQDVSVDIKKGRIYLPLDTLKRYYLSESDFLLDEQKLNFGKMMEELAGESERMLLEGRHLLPFLPFRLRFEIAATINGGLEIIRKIRNIRYQVSTIRPVLKKSDYLQIGIKSLIHAVV; encoded by the coding sequence TTGAATTCTGTTCCGATTCCTGCAGCATTAGGTTACGCAGAAGCAATTGAACTGGCCGCCGCCCATTATGAAAATTTTCCCGTTGCTTCAATTTTACTTCCCGAAAATTACAGGAAACACATTGCTGTTATCTATTGGTTTGCAAGAACTGCTGACGATATAGCGGATGAAGGGGAGAAAAGTATATCCGAAAGACAGAGTGAATTAGATTCTTTTCTTGATTCATTCAGATCTGCAATCCGGGGGGAGTTAAAGGATTATAAATGGCAGGCGCTGGCATATACAATTTCTGCTTTTAATCTTTCGATAATCAATTTTGAAGATTTGATTTCAGCTTTTCGTCAGGATACGAAAAAAAAACGATATCTGAACCACGAAGAACTTTCCGACTACTGCCGCCGTTCAGCTAATCCAGTAGGACGGCTTTTGCTTGAATTGTTTAATATCCGGAATGAACAGGCAAATTTTTACTCTGATAAAATTTGTACTGCACTCCAGCTGATCAATTTTTACCAGGATGTCTCGGTGGATATTAAAAAGGGGAGAATTTACCTGCCTTTGGACACTCTTAAAAGATATTATCTTTCAGAATCAGATTTTCTCCTGGATGAGCAAAAATTGAATTTTGGAAAAATGATGGAAGAATTAGCAGGAGAGTCTGAAAGGATGCTGCTGGAAGGGAGGCATCTGCTCCCGTTTTTACCCTTCCGTCTGAGATTCGAAATTGCAGCTACCATAAATGGTGGCTTGGAAATTATCAGAAAAATCCGCAATATTCGGTATCAGGTTTCCACTATTCGACCAGTCCTGAAAAAATCAGATTATTTACAAATTGGAATAAAATCACTCATTCATGCAGTTGTCTGA